aaaccACCCGTGAATCCTCCCATGTTGCCACCCATTCCTCCTACCATGTCGCCCCCCATCATGTTGCTCATAGCATGCCCTCCTTTGCCAACATTTCATCGCGACGAAGATCAACATGTATGCCTCTTGCTTCACGCCAAGACAACTTATGTCCATGAACAGAAGTCTTTTCGCTTTTTCCTTGGCGCCCTTAAGTTCGTCAACAACCACCTTCCTCTCCTCGAGCTCCACCGTCCGCTCCTCTGCAGCCTCTTCTCCTCTGCCGCCGCCTTGCGCTGCTTGGCTGCCGCCCTCTACcccatttctttcattttcaaaagcctttttttctttatttacaaCATTTGTGAAGTTAAAAATGCATCATCATCAGCACTACAAATGCACACACAAAAATTAATATAAGCACATATGCACATCATCATTGCACTCATCTCCAATtgacaaaaaaatgaaaaacaagggATTGTTTTACCTCTCCGACATTTCGTCGAACATGTTACCGAAGACGGCGATGAGCGTTGACAGCTCGTTCTCCACGGCTGGAGGTGGGGGGGGGGAGTCCAAAAGAAACAGCCGCCACCGAAGAAGTCGCAGTAGGCGATGGAGCGGGAGGGGAGGGGGCATGGTGACGGGATGAAGGGTTCATGCGGAGGCCTCtttcccaccgccgccgcctcatTGATTGGTCCCGGCGGTCTTCTTCTGCACCGGCAGCTCCTTCTCGGTGGGGGCGGTGGGTCATGGGGACGCAAATCCACCGTGCCGATTAGGGGGACATGGAGGCGCCGGCGAAGGGTGTATCAGGAGAGGGTGATGCCGCCATGGTTAGAAGAGCCAGAGCGGCTCGGTGGCTGCGGGGTTCGAGGGGTCATCCATGGGCTGGGCTCCATCAGCTGTCATGCGAGCGGCAACAGGTGGGGATGCGCATGGCGCGGGAACTTTCAGCGTGACGGTTGGCGACTCGTGCGTGACCGACTTTGTTTTGCTCCAGCCACCCAAGTGTTGCAAATTGGTGTTGTATTTTAGGTGTTGTAAATTTTGAGTAAAAGAATTTGTGTATAGGGCATCTATAGAAGCACCGTTTTTGTCCCCCGGCAATGTAAAAAGCGGTTAGGCCCTATTATAAGGCACCTATTAGAGATGCTCTAAGAATCGTTATCTCTGTAATCAAATTTTCATTGCTACTTGGGAATGAGCAACCCTCTCTCTTTGCTCAAATGCGTTCCCGTATGCGCCTTCTAGCGTATGCTATACGACGATGTTACAAATGTAATGTCTAGCCTCATACACAACATGCGTATTTGTGAAAAAAGAGAACTATGTACTCCAAAGAAATCCAGAGTCTCCAAAATTAAGTGGCATAGAGTGCGTCAGCAATGAGCAGATAATGGCGCGGGCGAGTGAGGAAGCTAGTGAGTGTGAGTGTGCAACAGTAAAGTACTTGGCTGGATCCAACGTTTGCCCCCGATCACTCTCAAATCTCCCCGGCCAGACGGCCTGGCTCGGAAAGCACCTAGCCGGCCGGAGCCCCACCGGCGCTTGCCGCTGGGCACCTCTGCCACCTATTTATATCACGTACGCCTAGGTCTCTCTCCCTCCAGACACGCACTCTCCCCTCCTTCAACTAGCGCTTTGCGGCCGTTGGTCCTCCCCTCGATCCAGTTCCTCACCTCACCACACCAAGAGCGCAACCCACCGCGTCTCCCCTTCCTCTAATCTTCCAATTCCAACCATCCCTTCTCTTCCCTCCTGAGCTCCGAACAGCAGGCATGGACAACCAGCAGCTCTTTGGTTCCTCCTACGTGGACACGCCTTTCTTCGCGGCCAATGGTACGTACGACGCCGCGCGCCCCCGGTGTTTGCGCATGCGATGATGCAGCTGCAGTAGCTTCATTTTCACCGGCCAGGACACGCATGTGATGCCCTTTTTTCCATGTCGTTGTTGTGTGTGTGCAGGCACGGCGCAGCGGGAGAGCCAGCCGAAGgctcggcgcaggcggcggaggGCCGCGAGATGCGGCGGAGGGGATGGTAACGGCTGGGAGATGGACGGAGGAGGGGACCCCAAGAAGCGGCGGCTCACCGATGAGCAGGCGGAGATGCTGGAGCTGAGCTTCCGGGAGGAACGCAAGCTGGAGACCGGCCGGAAGGTGTATCTGGCCGCCGAGCTCGGGCTCGACCCCAAGCAGGTCGCCGTGTGGTTCCAGTACCGCCGGGCGCGCCACAAGAGCAAGACGCTCGAGCAGGAGTTCGCCAGGCTCAAGCACGCCCACGACGCAGCCATCCTCCACAAATGCCACCTCGAGAACGAGGTAAGCTTGCTCATACACACTCACACTGGCGTACATACAAATTCCTCTTCGTTCTTGCACAAGCTGACTGCCAGCCAGGTGCTGAGGCTGAAGGAGAAGCTGAGAGCGACTGCGGAGGAGGTGCAGCGCCTCAGGTCGGCAGCTGGGATCCACGCCGATGGCGGAGACTCCGCTGGCGCCGTTAGCGTGTGCGGCGGGAGCCCGCGCTCATCCTTCTCGACGGGAACCTGCCAGCAGCATCCGGGTTTCAGCGGGGCAGACGTGCTGGGGCGGGACGATGACCTGATGATGTGCGTCCCCGAGTGGTTTTTCGCATGAATTAGCTAGAGTTTATGGTGGCTATGCCGATAGCAGCGTGTTCGAGTGTTTTTTAATTAGCATGAAATAAAATCTCCCACAAAATAGGCGCTATAGCTGCTCGGGAGCCTCGCCGCTACGCTATGGCTGCCGCCGCCAAATCCTCCACAAATCCCTCCAAAGGGCTTCAGAATCAGCAAAAACCTCTAGAAATCATCTGTCCCGCCGGAAAAGTTGTTGCTATTTGCCGCGATTGTCTGCTATGCGGCCGCTATAGCTGCTGAGAGTGGCCGCCCTTAAATCCTTTCTCCGGCGATTTTAATCTTTGGTTTTTAGCCTGTATATATGGGGTGATTTGAAATTGACACGAGCTGGACATCAACTACATGCTGATCGATTACTATTCTAGTTAGCCATAGTTTTAATTATTAATTAAGTTGGGACGATCTCTATGCGTGCGTGCTGTTTAATTATGTATGGAGAGTGTGTATTAATGGCAAAAGCTTGCAAGCTAGCAAGTGTAGTACTGGTCGCTCTCTTGAAGATCAGAGATGATGTGTATATGTTATCATTTGATATATATTTTACTTCAGCCGTAAATTGTCTTCTTAGTGAAGCACTATGTATGTACAAGTTGGCAATcatctttgcaaatgaagctctaaatattgatgatgatgttgttggtGGTGACTGGTTAGTACAATATACAATTTCAATCTGTCCAGTAATAACATATTAAAATGATGATTATTTGTTGGTTTTGGTAAAATCAATGTAAAATCCAAAAGGATGACATTTTTCACGGCCAATGATGATTATATGCTCTAACGTACAAAGTTTGTGTGTTAATTAGCCCttgtgttctaatataactttgtAAAACATGAAATTTATTTATATCAGTTCATTTCCCCATACTACTGGCTACATGGTGCTTTCGCTCCTATGTACGTACTTATACTCCAACTCTTTGGTACAGTTAAGTGCGCGACTGTAGAGCTTACATGGATTAACTTCAACAAATTCAGGTGTAATTAAGAACTGGTCGCAAAATATATGGAACTCAGATTATTATGACCTTAACCCTAGCTAGACGGAGAATATTAGACAACAGCTGTCATAAAATACTCTTCTAACCCAAGACCGAATGAGTAATTAAGTTGCATTTTGCTGAATTTGAAATGTTTGTGCATCGAATTTTAGTAAAAACTTAAGAGAGTTTATGGTGATGTGAAGCTTGAGATGGGGAGGGGATTTGTGGCAACAGGGACGGGGGCACGCAGAGATTGATAAATTTGTTTGTGTATATAGCATTTTTGTCTAGTATAAGATTTGATATATGTGTGTAATGCATTGTATAGCGAAGCCGTATACCTGTCCTTTTGGGGTTGTGTAACTGTTCATGTCGGGtgttagaagagagagagagaggattggtggaatgGTTCGTTATactgcttgagcctcgtgggcatatatatagtacatgatctatttgaagtacaagacaagccagaatatTCCTAGTTTATCATATATtttctaatacaatcacgttactcaacatccccccgcagtcacaactgTAGCGAcgtagacggtgagactggagaagaatccgaaggcaagccgacggacactcccccacagtcgtaacggtcaacgcatcgcggagtcgtggctggagtggaaaccaacgaggttgctcaagcaggcggtagccctttgtgccgtttgtcgatgtagccgagagcgtgggtggtgtagccgtggtcgaggtagccatgcgaagaatgccgtggttgATGTCGAGTCTGGGTAGcaggtgtcgaggaagtcgccgtggagccgcaggtgcaagagggcgccgagttagcatgggtgcaatggtgtcgaagtaggggtgcgccgggaagaaaatgttgttgacgacgcgtcgcagcgggtttgccaagcccggggacacatcatggacgaaggcacgcaccggtgttgccagcaccgggaatgcgtagacggacgaagacgaagttgacgaagcgccgaccaggcttgccaggcccggggacacgtcgtggatgaaggcacgcgatggtgttgccagcaccgggcatgcgtagactgggacctgcacaagctgtatgccatgtcgaagaagtcggagaggccaacagagaaggactcgacgacagTTACGGCGCCAATCGGCGCAGGGCCAATGTCGCCCGcagttgtcggagtagatgaagcggtcggggtagatgacggcgacgttggcgacgggctggtgctagacgaagacgaagggggtggacgggcggctgcagcggcggcggccgaagaagagcgcggcggcggtgctcgaagtaggcgaagaacccgacAGCATGACGGAGACCGGCGCGgaggtggcgttcccgcgccaaggaagGCGGCGCGAGACATACCACGGGAAGTCAACGCGCGTGGACGACGAAGGGGACCGTGGGCCTctgcgctacg
The window above is part of the Triticum aestivum cultivar Chinese Spring chromosome 2A, IWGSC CS RefSeq v2.1, whole genome shotgun sequence genome. Proteins encoded here:
- the LOC123185780 gene encoding homeobox-leucine zipper protein HOX14-like isoform X2; amino-acid sequence: MDNQQLFGSSYVDTPFFAANGTAQRESQPKARRRRRRAARCGGGDGNGWEMDGGGDPKKRRLTDEQAEMLELSFREERKLETGRKVYLAAELGLDPKQVAVWFQYRRARHKSKTLEQEFARLKHAHDAAILHKCHLENEVLRLKEKLRATAEEVQRLRSAAGIHADGGDSAGAVSVCGGSPRSSFSTGTCQQHPGFSGADVLGRDDDLMMCVPEWFFA
- the LOC123185780 gene encoding homeobox-leucine zipper protein HOX14-like isoform X1; protein product: MDNQQLFGSSYVDTPFFAANGTAQRESQPKARRRRRRAARCGGGDGNGWEMDGGGDPKKRRLTDEQAEMLELSFREERKLETGRKVYLAAELGLDPKQVAVWFQYRRARHKSKTLEQEFARLKHAHDAAILHKCHLENEVSLLIHTHTGVHTNSSSFLHKLTASQVLRLKEKLRATAEEVQRLRSAAGIHADGGDSAGAVSVCGGSPRSSFSTGTCQQHPGFSGADVLGRDDDLMMCVPEWFFA